A section of the Streptomyces xinghaiensis S187 genome encodes:
- a CDS encoding protein jag gives MTEGTTATDGADTLTRLEQEGDIAADYLEGLLDIADLDGDIDMDVEGDRAAVSIISDSTSRDLQKLVGRDGEVLEALQELTRLAVHRETGDRSRLMLDIAGFRARKREELAELGARAAEEAKGSGEPVKLNPMTPFERKVVHDAVAAAGLRSESEGEEPQRCVVVLPV, from the coding sequence GTGACGGAGGGCACCACCGCCACCGACGGCGCCGACACCCTGACCCGCCTGGAGCAGGAGGGTGATATCGCGGCCGACTATCTCGAAGGTCTGCTGGACATCGCCGACCTCGATGGCGACATCGACATGGACGTCGAGGGTGACCGGGCAGCGGTGTCGATCATCAGTGACTCGACCAGCCGTGATCTGCAGAAACTGGTCGGGCGTGACGGCGAGGTGCTGGAGGCGCTCCAGGAGCTGACACGCCTCGCCGTGCACCGCGAGACCGGTGACCGCAGCCGGCTGATGCTGGACATCGCCGGGTTCCGCGCCCGCAAGCGCGAGGAGCTCGCGGAGCTGGGCGCGCGGGCCGCGGAAGAGGCGAAGGGCAGCGGAGAACCGGTCAAGCTGAACCCGATGACCCCGTTCGAGCGCAAGGTCGTTCACGACGCCGTCGCCGCCGCGGGCCTCCGCAGTGAGTCGGAGGGCGAGGAACCCCAGCGCTGCGTCGTCGTTCTTCCGGTCTGA
- the rsmG gene encoding 16S rRNA (guanine(527)-N(7))-methyltransferase RsmG yields the protein MTEAAELPPAPPAARTVFGERLPEAVRYAELLADAGVRRGLIGPREVPRLWERHLLNCAVLSEAVPEGVTVCDVGSGAGLPGIPLALVRPDLRITLLEPLLRRTTFLQEVVELLGLDHVTVVRGRAEEVLGSLPPVHVVTARAVAPLDRLAGWGVPLLRPYGEMLALKGDTAEEELKGARAALSKLGVVRTSVLHVGGGVVEPLSTVVRVEVGESPGGVRFAAKRAKAARVARPSRSTRRRR from the coding sequence GTGACCGAGGCAGCAGAGCTTCCCCCGGCACCTCCCGCCGCACGGACGGTGTTCGGCGAGCGCCTCCCGGAAGCGGTCCGCTACGCCGAACTACTCGCGGACGCGGGGGTGCGCCGCGGGTTGATCGGTCCCCGGGAAGTACCCCGGCTCTGGGAACGGCATCTGCTGAACTGCGCGGTGCTCTCCGAGGCCGTACCCGAGGGTGTGACGGTCTGTGACGTGGGTTCCGGGGCAGGGCTGCCGGGCATCCCGCTGGCGCTCGTCCGTCCGGATCTGCGGATCACACTGCTGGAACCGCTGTTGCGGCGGACCACTTTCCTGCAGGAGGTGGTGGAACTCCTGGGCCTCGACCACGTCACGGTGGTGCGCGGGCGGGCCGAGGAGGTGCTGGGCTCCCTGCCACCCGTGCACGTGGTGACGGCGCGGGCCGTGGCACCGCTGGACCGGTTGGCGGGATGGGGCGTTCCCCTGCTGCGGCCGTACGGTGAAATGCTGGCCTTGAAGGGGGACACGGCGGAGGAGGAACTCAAGGGGGCCAGGGCGGCGCTGAGCAAACTCGGTGTCGTCCGGACCTCCGTCCTCCATGTCGGAGGGGGCGTGGTGGAGCCCCTCTCCACGGTGGTGCGGGTCGAGGTCGGTGAGAGCCCCGGCGGTGTCCGCTTCGCTGCCAAGCGGGCCAAGGCCGCGCGGGTTGCCAGGCCCTCACGGAGTACGCGAAGGCGGCGCTGA